DNA sequence from the Devosia lacusdianchii genome:
CGGTGAATACGCCCTGGCCTATGTCGAGCTGCCGACCGGCGAACTGGTAACGGTCAAACTCGACGGCGCCCCTGACCTGCAACTGCACGAGACGGTCCATATCGGCCTGCCGCCCGAAGGGGTTCACCTCTTCGACGAAGCCGGCCGCGCCCTGCGCTAGCCTAGCGACGAGGCGTCCCAGCGTCTCGTCCACACGCCCCGCACCGACGCGGGCTCGCCACACAAATGGCCAGCGTCGCCATCACTGCCCACTTATTTTGCGTACTGTATCGTTATATTGAACGGCGATCCGATTTGTTGATCAGTATTACGGGCTGTCGGCAAGTATCCCAATAGTCAGAAAAGACATCTGGTCGCACCAGCGACGGATGGGACTTGGCGCGGCTGAGCCCCTTTGGCATGATCACGACATAAGAGTTTAGTCGAATCAGTGATTTGCGCGTTGCGGCGCTCCGTTCCAGTTTTATCGTTTGCGTCTGCAGGCCAGGCGTCCGCACCTTTTTTCCTGCCGGCAGACGGCGACCAGGATATTGATAATGTCGTCTCCGACAGAGCCGCTCCGCGACGTTTTCGATGCTGGGGGTCGCGGCCTGCAACACCAGGGTCTGCGCCGCGCCAATGAGCGAGCCGTATTGACGGTTATCGGTTTCAACCTGGGTGTCTCCAACGCCGATATCGCCCGTCTATCCGGTCTGGCCCCACAGACGGTGTCGGCCATCCTGACCGATATCGAGAGAGCGGGTTTGATCTCGCGTGGCGAGGTGTTGCGCGGGCGGCGTGGTCAGCCGGCAACGCCTATTTATTTGCGGGCCGAGGGGGCCTACTCGATTGGTGTGGAGATCGGCTGGCGCCATGTCGATGTGATTCTCCTCAACCTGCAAGGCGAAGTATTGCTTCGGGAGCACCGCGCCTATGCCTATCCCGACGCGCGGACCATTTTGGCCGACGTCACCGGCATGGCTCGGACCATCATGGCGACGCTGCCGCACGAGGCCAGGTCGCGGTTGACCGATTTGGGCGTGGCGCTGCCCACCAATATCGCCACCAATATCGACCTCGTCGATGCGCCGCCCGAGCAGCATCAGCTCTGGAGCAAGCTCGATATTGTTGCCGAGCTGGTCCATAGCACCGGGCTTGAGGTTACGCTGTTCAATGACGGCAATGCCGCCTGCTGGGGCGAGCTGATCGCCTTCCCCAAGCCGCGCCCGGCCAGTTTCATCTATTTCCTCATCTCGCGCTACATCGCCGCCGGAATCCTCGGGGAAGGAACACTCTGGGAAGGGCCGACCGGCAATTCGGCCAATCTGGGCTCAATGCTGGTCGCCGGCGCCGATGGCAAGCTGAACGCAGCCCATTTCACCGCCTCGGTCGCGGCGCTGGCCCGCCAGCTTGCGGCGGCAGGTATGCCGGTCGACGACATCGATCTCGAAGACTGGCCATGGGAGAGTTTTGGCGCCGTGCTCGATCAGTGGATCGCCGACAGCGCCCGCGCGCTCGCCATGGTCGTGTTCAATACGACCAAAGTCATCGAAAGCGGATTGGTTGTGATCGACGGCATCATTCCTGCTGTCATCGTCGAGCGCCTGGTCGTCGCCGTTGCCGACGAGCTGCACAAGCTGCCCGTCGCGCACCATGCACCTCAGGTGCTGACGGGTCATCTGGGAGCCTTGGCGCCGGCTATCGGCGCGGCGGAATTGACGCTTTATCGCCGCTTCTTCTCACGCACGCTTGCCGACCTCGTCGGATAGCGTGGGACCGGCCGCGAGCAGCGCCTCACGCAATTGCGCGCTGGGTGTGAATACCACCGTATGACGGGACGAAATTTCGTGTTCCTCTCCGGTCCTGGGATTGCGCCCTATCCGCTTGGCGCGCGCACGAACCTGCAGCGAGCCGAACGCGGTCAGTTTGACATTTTCACCAGCCGTCAGCGCTTCGCCCATCAGCGCGAACATTGAATCGCCAATTGCTGCGACATCGGCCCTGCTCAGTCCCGTGCGTCTTGCGGCGGCATCGGT
Encoded proteins:
- a CDS encoding integration host factor subunit alpha → MSKTITRAMLTDAAARRTGLSRADVAAIGDSMFALMGEALTAGENVKLTAFGSLQVRARAKRIGRNPRTGEEHEISSRHTVVFTPSAQLREALLAAGPTLSDEVGKRA
- a CDS encoding ROK family transcriptional regulator; this encodes MSSPTEPLRDVFDAGGRGLQHQGLRRANERAVLTVIGFNLGVSNADIARLSGLAPQTVSAILTDIERAGLISRGEVLRGRRGQPATPIYLRAEGAYSIGVEIGWRHVDVILLNLQGEVLLREHRAYAYPDARTILADVTGMARTIMATLPHEARSRLTDLGVALPTNIATNIDLVDAPPEQHQLWSKLDIVAELVHSTGLEVTLFNDGNAACWGELIAFPKPRPASFIYFLISRYIAAGILGEGTLWEGPTGNSANLGSMLVAGADGKLNAAHFTASVAALARQLAAAGMPVDDIDLEDWPWESFGAVLDQWIADSARALAMVVFNTTKVIESGLVVIDGIIPAVIVERLVVAVADELHKLPVAHHAPQVLTGHLGALAPAIGAAELTLYRRFFSRTLADLVG